The following are encoded in a window of Bradyrhizobium sp. WBOS07 genomic DNA:
- a CDS encoding carboxyl transferase domain-containing protein: MSFKKLLIANRGEIAIRIARAAADAGIATAAIHPADDALSLHVRVADEAVEIPGRGARAYLDIDAVVTAAKGAGCDAVHPGYGFLSENAAFAKACADAGLTFVGPKPAALELFGDKVAARQLAKRYGVPIIAGTSGPSSLEEITAFFTSLGSNAAIVIKAMAGGGGRGMRVVENASDLAEAYARCQSEARAAFGFDGVYAERLIRQARHIEVQIIGDRHGAISHLWERECTIQRRHQKLVEVAPSPSLSDPLRGRIIDAARQLAAAAAYDNLGTFEFLVDGTAEDSFAFIEANPRLQVEHTVTEEVLGLDLVRAQLAVAAGASLASLGLAQESIPKPRGHALQLRVNMETLDVSGATHPTGGVLAVFEPPSGPGVRVDSFGYAGYKTSAAFDSLLAKVIVHTPGQAWHDVVAKASRALREFRIDGVVTNIAFLQAVLAHPDFRTNRIATDFIDRNIAKLVEAADGAAKPLYFAAAERSGAHVEAHVAQAVPEGAVMVAAPLQGTIVTIQVKEGEIVRPGQQLAVIESMKMEHLVMAEQGGRVMKLLAADGVTLLHGEPILYLEPLDVAADRTTAEADIDLDHIRPDLAELIARQANTLDANRPAAVERRRNTNQRTARENVAQLVDDGSFMEYGSLAIAAQRRRRKLDDLIKNTPADGLVMGVATVNGEKFGPEGARCIVVAYDYTVLAGTQGHMNHKKIDRMLTLAEDWRVPLVFYAEGGGGRPGDTDRLGMTGLDGPSFVQFARLSGLVPVVGVVSGYCFAGNAAMLGCCDVIIATKNASIGMGGPAMIEGGGLGVYHPAEVGPVSFQSPNGVIDILVEDEEEATRVAQKYLSYFQGAVTEWEAADQRLLRRAIPENRLRVYDIRSVIDLVADKDSVLELRRDYGVGMITALIRIEGKPFGLIANNPRHLGGAIDADAGDKAARFLQLCDAFDLPIVSLCDTPGFMVGPEAEKTAIVRHVSRMFVTGASLTVPLFGIVLRKGYGLGAQSMIGGGFHASFFTAAWPTGEFGGMGLEGYVRLGFRKEMEAISDPEEREAYYLNKVAELYANGKAVSIASVFEIDNVIDPAETRRWIMAGLRTVPKPPARTAKKRPCIDTW, translated from the coding sequence ATGTCGTTCAAGAAGCTCCTGATCGCCAATCGCGGCGAGATCGCCATCCGCATCGCGCGTGCTGCGGCCGATGCCGGCATCGCGACCGCTGCGATCCATCCCGCCGACGACGCGCTGTCGCTGCATGTGCGGGTTGCGGACGAGGCGGTCGAAATCCCCGGCCGCGGCGCGCGGGCCTATCTCGACATCGACGCTGTGGTGACGGCGGCGAAAGGCGCCGGCTGCGACGCCGTGCATCCCGGCTATGGCTTCCTCAGCGAGAACGCGGCATTTGCCAAGGCCTGCGCCGATGCAGGTCTTACCTTCGTCGGCCCGAAGCCGGCGGCGCTCGAGCTGTTCGGCGACAAGGTCGCGGCACGACAATTGGCAAAGCGCTATGGCGTGCCGATCATCGCCGGCACCAGCGGGCCGTCGAGCCTCGAGGAGATCACGGCATTCTTCACCTCCCTCGGCAGCAACGCGGCGATCGTGATCAAGGCGATGGCGGGCGGCGGCGGCCGCGGCATGCGCGTGGTGGAGAACGCCTCCGATCTCGCGGAGGCCTATGCGCGATGCCAGTCGGAGGCCAGGGCCGCCTTCGGCTTCGACGGGGTCTATGCCGAGCGCCTGATCCGGCAGGCGCGCCATATCGAGGTGCAGATCATCGGCGATCGCCATGGCGCCATCTCTCATCTCTGGGAGCGCGAATGCACCATCCAGCGCCGGCACCAGAAGTTGGTCGAGGTGGCGCCGAGCCCCTCGCTGAGCGATCCCCTGCGCGGCCGCATCATCGATGCGGCGAGGCAGCTCGCGGCGGCCGCGGCCTACGACAATCTCGGCACGTTCGAGTTCCTGGTCGACGGCACCGCCGAGGACAGCTTTGCCTTCATCGAGGCCAATCCGCGGCTTCAGGTCGAGCACACCGTGACCGAAGAGGTGCTCGGCCTCGATCTCGTCCGCGCCCAGCTCGCCGTCGCCGCGGGGGCTTCGCTGGCGTCCCTCGGCCTCGCGCAGGAATCCATCCCGAAGCCGCGCGGTCATGCCCTGCAGCTTCGCGTCAACATGGAGACGCTGGACGTGTCCGGCGCGACGCATCCGACCGGCGGTGTGCTCGCCGTTTTCGAGCCGCCCTCCGGGCCCGGCGTCCGCGTCGACAGTTTCGGTTACGCCGGCTACAAGACCAGCGCCGCCTTCGACTCGCTGCTGGCAAAGGTCATCGTGCATACGCCGGGCCAAGCCTGGCACGACGTGGTCGCCAAGGCATCGCGTGCCTTGCGCGAGTTCCGGATCGACGGCGTCGTCACCAACATCGCCTTCCTCCAGGCGGTGCTGGCGCATCCCGATTTCAGGACCAACCGCATCGCGACCGATTTCATCGACCGCAACATTGCAAAGCTGGTCGAGGCCGCCGATGGCGCAGCCAAGCCGCTCTACTTCGCGGCGGCGGAACGAAGCGGCGCGCACGTTGAGGCACATGTCGCGCAAGCGGTGCCCGAGGGCGCGGTGATGGTCGCGGCGCCCTTGCAGGGCACCATCGTCACCATCCAGGTGAAGGAAGGCGAGATCGTGCGCCCGGGCCAGCAGCTCGCGGTGATCGAGTCCATGAAGATGGAGCATCTCGTCATGGCCGAGCAGGGCGGCCGGGTCATGAAGCTCCTTGCCGCCGATGGCGTCACGTTGCTGCACGGCGAGCCGATCCTGTATCTGGAGCCGCTCGACGTCGCGGCTGATCGCACGACGGCCGAAGCCGATATCGATCTCGATCACATCCGCCCGGATCTTGCCGAGCTGATCGCCCGCCAGGCCAACACGCTGGATGCGAACCGCCCGGCCGCGGTCGAGCGCCGCCGCAACACCAACCAGCGCACCGCGCGCGAGAACGTCGCCCAGCTCGTCGACGACGGCTCGTTCATGGAGTACGGCAGTCTCGCGATCGCCGCGCAGCGCCGCCGGCGCAAGCTCGACGATCTCATCAAGAACACGCCGGCCGACGGCCTCGTCATGGGCGTCGCCACGGTGAATGGCGAGAAGTTCGGCCCCGAGGGCGCGCGCTGCATCGTCGTGGCCTATGACTACACCGTGCTCGCGGGCACGCAGGGCCACATGAACCACAAGAAGATCGACCGCATGCTGACGCTCGCGGAGGATTGGCGCGTGCCGCTGGTGTTCTATGCCGAAGGCGGCGGCGGCCGGCCCGGCGACACCGACCGGCTCGGCATGACCGGGCTCGACGGCCCGTCCTTCGTGCAGTTCGCAAGGCTGTCCGGTCTCGTTCCCGTGGTCGGCGTCGTCTCCGGCTATTGCTTTGCCGGCAACGCCGCGATGCTCGGCTGCTGCGACGTCATCATCGCCACCAAGAACGCCTCGATCGGCATGGGTGGTCCGGCCATGATCGAGGGCGGCGGCCTCGGCGTCTATCATCCGGCCGAGGTCGGCCCCGTCTCGTTCCAGTCGCCGAACGGGGTCATCGACATCCTGGTCGAGGACGAGGAGGAGGCGACGCGTGTCGCGCAGAAATATCTGTCCTACTTCCAGGGCGCGGTGACGGAGTGGGAGGCCGCCGACCAGCGCCTGCTGCGCCGCGCCATCCCCGAGAACCGGCTGCGCGTCTACGACATCCGCAGCGTGATCGACCTCGTCGCCGACAAGGACAGCGTGCTGGAGCTGCGCCGCGACTACGGTGTCGGCATGATCACCGCGCTGATCCGTATCGAAGGCAAACCGTTCGGCCTGATCGCCAACAATCCGCGCCATCTCGGCGGCGCCATCGATGCCGATGCCGGCGACAAGGCCGCGCGCTTCCTGCAGCTCTGCGATGCTTTCGATCTGCCGATCGTCTCGCTCTGTGACACGCCCGGCTTCATGGTCGGCCCGGAGGCCGAGAAGACCGCGATCGTGCGCCACGTCTCGCGCATGTTCGTCACGGGCGCGAGCCTCACCGTGCCGCTGTTCGGCATCGTGCTGCGCAAGGGCTATGGGCTCGGGGCGCAGTCCATGATCGGCGGCGGCTTCCACGCCTCGTTCTTCACCGCGGCGTGGCCGACCGGCGAGTTCGGCGGCATGGGCCTGGAAGGCTATGTCCGCCTCGGCTTCCGCAAGGAGATGGAGGCGATCTCCGATCCCGAGGAGCGCGAGGCTTACTACCTCAACAAGGTCGCCGAGCTCTACGCCAACGGGAAGGCGGTCTCGATTGCCTCGGTGTTCGAGATCGACAACGTCATCGACCCCGCCGAGACCCGGCGCTGGATCATGGCCGGCCTGCGGACGGTGCCGAAGCCGCCGGCGCGGACGGCGAAGAAGCGGCCGTGCATCGATACGTGGTGA
- a CDS encoding methyl-accepting chemotaxis protein, which translates to MIFSRISFKLILIVGISLLGMIALAPIALSTLRAQMVADRQAKTQQMVDVGYGILAHYQKLESEGKLSREQAQAAATAEIKSLRYDKVEYFWINDMTPKMVMHPIKPELDGKDLSGMKDPAGNALFLGFVDVVKKQGAGFYGYLWPKPGFDQPVGKISYVKGFAPWGWIIGTGIYLDDVDTAFRQNAMTFAYVCLAVLVVVLAASFLIGRSVTGPLARITALTERLAAGDSSFEVPYIDRRDEVGGLAKALAVFKDNASAVRQMHAEQEEMKRKADDEKRKAMTDLAGKFEASVQAVVRDVFNEARAMQQAAQGMSETANKASDRASFVASACQQASTNVQTVASAAGELSSSISEISQRVAQAATVADKAAADGQRTNDTVQGLAAAAHKIGEVIDLINQIASQTNLLALNATIEAARAGEAGKGFAVVASEVKSLASQTAKATDEIGAQITAIQAETNQVVGNIESIRATIMEVNEISSSIAAAVEEQGAATQAIAHSVQEAASGTDQVSQNISGVTEATAATGQAAGLVLQSSGRLTQKLQSLENEVSTFVAGVRAA; encoded by the coding sequence ATGATTTTCTCCCGCATCAGTTTCAAGCTGATCCTCATTGTCGGCATCAGCCTGCTTGGCATGATCGCGCTGGCACCGATCGCGCTGTCGACCCTGCGCGCCCAGATGGTGGCCGATCGCCAGGCCAAGACGCAGCAGATGGTCGACGTCGGCTACGGCATTCTCGCCCATTATCAGAAGCTCGAGAGCGAAGGAAAACTGTCGCGCGAGCAGGCCCAGGCCGCCGCAACGGCCGAGATCAAGAGCTTGCGTTACGACAAGGTCGAGTATTTCTGGATCAACGATATGACCCCCAAGATGGTCATGCATCCGATCAAGCCGGAGCTCGACGGCAAGGATCTGTCCGGCATGAAGGATCCCGCCGGCAACGCCCTGTTCCTGGGCTTCGTCGACGTGGTCAAGAAGCAGGGCGCGGGCTTCTACGGCTATCTCTGGCCCAAGCCAGGCTTCGACCAGCCGGTCGGGAAAATCTCCTATGTGAAGGGCTTTGCGCCCTGGGGCTGGATCATCGGCACCGGCATCTATCTCGACGATGTCGACACGGCGTTCCGCCAGAACGCGATGACGTTCGCCTATGTATGCCTGGCGGTGCTGGTCGTGGTCCTTGCAGCCTCCTTCCTGATCGGCCGCAGCGTCACCGGACCGCTGGCCCGGATCACAGCGCTGACCGAGCGTCTCGCCGCCGGCGACAGCTCCTTCGAGGTGCCCTATATCGATCGTCGCGACGAGGTCGGCGGCCTCGCCAAGGCACTCGCCGTGTTCAAGGACAATGCGTCGGCCGTTCGTCAGATGCATGCCGAACAGGAAGAGATGAAGCGGAAAGCCGATGACGAGAAGCGCAAGGCGATGACCGACCTCGCCGGCAAGTTCGAGGCGAGCGTCCAGGCCGTCGTCCGCGACGTCTTCAACGAGGCGCGCGCGATGCAGCAGGCCGCGCAGGGCATGTCGGAGACCGCGAACAAGGCGAGCGACCGCGCCAGCTTCGTCGCATCCGCCTGCCAGCAGGCATCGACGAACGTGCAGACCGTGGCCTCCGCCGCCGGTGAGCTGTCATCCTCGATCTCGGAGATCAGCCAGCGCGTCGCGCAGGCAGCGACCGTGGCCGACAAGGCCGCCGCCGACGGGCAGCGCACCAACGACACCGTGCAGGGGCTGGCTGCGGCCGCGCACAAGATCGGCGAGGTCATCGACCTCATCAACCAGATCGCCTCGCAGACCAATCTGCTCGCGCTCAACGCCACCATCGAGGCGGCACGGGCCGGCGAGGCCGGCAAGGGTTTTGCGGTGGTCGCGAGCGAAGTAAAATCGCTGGCGAGCCAGACCGCGAAGGCAACCGACGAGATCGGCGCGCAGATCACCGCGATCCAGGCCGAAACCAACCAGGTCGTCGGCAACATCGAAAGCATCCGCGCCACCATCATGGAGGTCAACGAGATCTCCTCGTCGATCGCCGCCGCCGTCGAGGAGCAGGGTGCCGCCACGCAGGCGATCGCCCACAGCGTGCAGGAAGCCGCGTCCGGTACCGACCAGGTCTCGCAGAACATCTCCGGCGTCACCGAGGCCACCGCGGCGACCGGCCAGGCCGCCGGGCTCGTGCTGCAATCGAGCGGGCGGCTGACGCAGAAGCTGCAATCCCTGGAAAACGAGGTCAGCACCTTCGTCGCGGGCGTACGCGCGGCGTAG